Below is a window of Chryseobacterium indicum DNA.
GGGTGCGCAACGCGGACTGGATCTGAAAAGTGATGCCAACTGGAATTTCTTTCAGGTTTTTATGAACAGTAAAAGCCGTAAAGAGTCTGCCTTCGTGTCTATGAAACTTTCGGACACTGCTTCTTTTAATAATATTATGAAAAGAGCGGGAACCAATGAAGAAAAAAACATGGCTTATTTTCTTTTAGGCTATGAGGATTTCAACAATCCGATTCCGATCATGGAAAAAATGTTTGAAATAGATCCTGATTCTGAAATTCTGAAAGTGATGGCGGTGAGGAGCATCAATGAACTGGAAAGAAACTATCTTCCGATTTATTATTACACCAACAATAATGAAAAAACTGCGGTAAACGTCTCTGCAAACACTACAACGGATCAGCCTAAAACTGAAGCTGCGGAAGCTCCTAAAGAGGAAAAAATATCGTTCTGGCAGAAAATTGTGCGCTTTTTTAAGAAGTTATTCGGCGTTAAAGATAAAACGAGTGCTGAAACGAAAGCAGATCAAAGCGATGATGAATTGCTGGACAACCCGAACAGAATTCCGGTTTTCAACAAGAATAATTATTACTATGACGATCAGACGAAAGATTTCTTAGATGATCTTGAAAAATTCACAAGCAAAACGAAAGAAAAATCTAAGGACGAATACTGGCAGATTGCAGATGCTTATCTGAAGTTCCTTAAAAAAGATTATAAAGCCAGTACAGAGATTTTATCAGACATTGAAACCAGCAATCCCGAATATCAGGAACAGATTAAAAGAATGAAAGTTCTGAATGACATTGTTTCCCAGCCTAAAATTGATGCAGATTTCGAAGATCATTTAATGAAAGATTATGCTGAATATTTTGTGGATAAACCGGAAGAGCCTAAAAAAGACAGTACGGAAACAGAATATAATTATTATGGTGAGGTTCCTTCTACAAAAGATTTCCTGAAAGATGTTCTTGCCAACCGTTATTTCCTGCAGGGTGAAGACGGAAAATCTTTCCTGATGAGCAATACGCTTTCTGATCTTCAGTACAACCCCAACTCCAGTCTGGTAAAAAGTGTGGAAGATTTTTACAGAAAGCCGAACAAAACGAAATTCGAGGAACAGATTATTGCTAAAAATATTGATGATGTAGGAAATATCGATGCCTTTTTTGCCGTGATTTATGGTGACAGAGCCATGAGACAGGCAGATTTTGAGAAAGCGAAAGCCTATTATACAAAAGCACAGAATTTCACAGGAATTCCGAGAATAAATTATGACTGGGACGGGAATTCTCAGAAAAAAACGCCTCATCAATACGGAGCATCAGAATACAATGGTTTCCGAAGTATTTCGGATCTTGTTTTCGGACATAATGTTTGGGAAAGTTATCAGAGTATGCCCGAAGAAAGCATGGTGAAGGAAGATTTTTCCCAGTTTTCTTTCATTAAACCTATGATGAATAAACTTGAACTGGCAGATGCTTTAATTCAGCTTAAAAAGATAGGAAGCGGTAAGGACGAAAAATCAACAAAAGCCAATCAGCTCATTGGAAATCTTCTTTACAATACTTCTTCTTTGGGATACTACAGACAGTTATTTGTGATGGATATTGACAATACGAATGGCGGAAAATATAATTTCTGGAGTACCGACAGTGAAACGCCTTATCAGTACTACTACAAAAACTTCACAAATACTACTTTTATTGAACCTGATAATTTTGATCTGGCAATCAATTATTATAATAAAGCATTGAATACATCAACGGATAAAGAACAGAAAGCAAGAATTCTGTTTCAGATGGCAAGTGCGGAACAAGGGAAATATTATCAGTATGAAACTAAAAATCCTTCGAACGTAGACTACTCGGATCCGAAATGGAGCGAGAAAACAGATGCTTTCCAAAAGCAGTTAGATCAGATTAAAAATCAGAAATACAGAACATATTTTGCCATGCTGAAAACACAGTATGCCGATACGGAGACTGCCAGAAATTTAATGGGAAGCTGTTCTTATTTCGGGTATTTTATGAAATAGAATTTGAAACTCCCTCCGTTTAATAAATAAACCTCTGATCGCTCAGAGGTTTATTATTGTATGACTTTTAATTTTTACTTACTTTTTAACAAATTTGGTTTTAAGAGTCGTTCCGTTTTCATCTATGTTGATAAAATAAACTCCTTTTACCAAATCTCTCACAACAATTTTACCATCACCTACAATTCCTTTACCGATTAACTGACCAGGAGCGCTGTAAATTTCGTAAGTTGATTTGGATGAAATATTTTTAACGTTCAATATATCATCTACCGGATTTGGATAAATCTGTACTGTTTTTACATTCCCAACTTCAGCTGTTGATAATGTTCCAACATTGTTTTGTTTTACAGCATAAAATACATTTCCGATCGCAGAAACTCTTATATGTCCGCTTTTTCCGGCCAATGAAGCAGGGATAAATACACTTGCCGAACCTGAATTTGGAACAGATGCTGCCAAAACAGTCCATGTTGTTCCATTATCGTATGTGTAATCTATTTTAACATTTGCCACATTATAAGGCGAAGCAGTAGTTCCTGAAACTACCCAGGTAATTGTTGAATTTGCATTTGGCGTTAAAGTAGCTGAGTTTACAGTAAATGCAGCAGCAGAACCAACGACAATTGTTTGTGTAGCATACGCTGTCTGCGCCTGTCCGCCAACTTTATTATCCCTTACAGTTACTCTGAAATTTGTGGTTCTTGCAACAGTTGATGCCGCTTCAAAATCGGTAGTATTTTTTACAGCTCCTCCCAAAACAGTTGATAATTTTGGAAAATATCTTGTGGGTGTTGATGTAGGTGACCATGATCTAAAGTTTGCTCCTGAATCCGTATCACCAATTGCCTGCGAAGTCCCATAATCATTTGCTACACCAGCCGCTTTGCCTATTCCTCCATCTAGTATACTTGCGTCCATTTGTTCCCAGCAGTATGTTAATGCATCTCCTTCAGGATCTGTCGCATTTGCTGTTAAAACAAAGGCTGTAGATGTTGGAATAGTATATATAGTATTCATTGCAGTAATAACTGGTGGATTATTTGCAATATCTGTTTCTACATCTACTGTTTTAGAAGCCAAGTTTGCCTGAACCTGATCTATACTTGCGCTATGAAAATAAGGATCAGAATGAGCCTGAATATCCGTATTTGCTCCTGTAATTCCTGCATATCCCATAATAGTAGAACCAGAGCCCGGTTCCATCTCATTTCCTAAATAATCTTCAAAAAAACTATATGTATGACTGTCTCCAAGTTGATGCCCCATTTCGTGAGCAACATAGTCAATATCGAAATTATCTCCTTGTGGAGCCCCACTTCCAGGAGAAGTAATTCCACTACCTTTATAGTCATCGGGCGATAAATATGTAGCTGACGAACATCCAGGAACTCCACCACCATAAGTAGAATAGGTTACTGTATTACTTCCTATACAACCGATGCAGCCAGCATTACCACCTCCACCGCTTCTACCAAATAAATGACCAATATCGAAACTTGAATCATTCACTCCATAAGTTCCGCCATGGAGAACGTTCATGAGCTCATAATTCCATTTACACATATTACTTGCACTACTGTAAGGGTCTGTAGAAGAGTTTGTAAATATAAGATTCGGAGCATTTACCATATTTAAATGTAAATTAAATTCCTGCTCAAAAACTCCGTTTACCCTCGTTAATGTAGCATTCATCTGAGTAAGCGCTCCAGCTGTACCGCCAAAATAAGCCCCATACTCTCCTGTAACTGATAATGCTAATCGCAGCGTATGAAATTTTTTATTTCCAGATTTTTCTGCGGAGCCATTCTTCACTAGTTTTGCTAACCGGGCAACAGATTCTGGATCTTCTTTCGTACTGCAAGTAAAAGCCCCTCCCTTACTGGACTTACTATGAACATAATATATTGTTTTATCTGCGGAAGCTGGTTCTATAAACTCGTATTTCCCATTACTGATAATCATTGACTGGAAATCATTAGGAGCAATACTGAATCTAATATATTTACCTGGATCATTTACAGCCGATCCTACATAAGAACCTAATTGATATTGATTAGCTAAAGCCTCATCTATAACCGGAAAGCTATTTACCACAAATTTTTCAATTTTACCATCTAAAGTAGGAATATTGATGATAACGGCTTTTCCCTCG
It encodes the following:
- a CDS encoding zinc-dependent metalloprotease; translation: MKTKLPFLLLVAAGTMANAQWNKTIPGRDAFRRDDNPTYYKLDINQIRTQLSQAQKIGEGKAVIINIPTLDGKIEKFVVNSFPVIDEALANQYQLGSYVGSAVNDPGKYIRFSIAPNDFQSMIISNGKYEFIEPASADKTIYYVHSKSSKGGAFTCSTKEDPESVARLAKLVKNGSAEKSGNKKFHTLRLALSVTGEYGAYFGGTAGALTQMNATLTRVNGVFEQEFNLHLNMVNAPNLIFTNSSTDPYSSASNMCKWNYELMNVLHGGTYGVNDSSFDIGHLFGRSGGGGNAGCIGCIGSNTVTYSTYGGGVPGCSSATYLSPDDYKGSGITSPGSGAPQGDNFDIDYVAHEMGHQLGDSHTYSFFEDYLGNEMEPGSGSTIMGYAGITGANTDIQAHSDPYFHSASIDQVQANLASKTVDVETDIANNPPVITAMNTIYTIPTSTAFVLTANATDPEGDALTYCWEQMDASILDGGIGKAAGVANDYGTSQAIGDTDSGANFRSWSPTSTPTRYFPKLSTVLGGAVKNTTDFEAASTVARTTNFRVTVRDNKVGGQAQTAYATQTIVVGSAAAFTVNSATLTPNANSTITWVVSGTTASPYNVANVKIDYTYDNGTTWTVLAASVPNSGSASVFIPASLAGKSGHIRVSAIGNVFYAVKQNNVGTLSTAEVGNVKTVQIYPNPVDDILNVKNISSKSTYEIYSAPGQLIGKGIVGDGKIVVRDLVKGVYFINIDENGTTLKTKFVKK